Sequence from the Prunus persica cultivar Lovell chromosome G5, Prunus_persica_NCBIv2, whole genome shotgun sequence genome:
catAAACTAATATATCcctttcaaatttatttgatttttttttctcttcatatAAGCGATattgaaagagaagaaaatcaaacttAGAACCTCTGATGTATGAATAAATACTCGTAATAACTTGAATTACAAGCCATTTGTTATTACCATTCTTATTTACTATGTGAAAcattcttaattaatatataaatggtTTGTGGGTGGATACAATTTTGTGGTGATGAATTATGCGAACAAGCCTAAACCACTATTTTTTATGCGAAAAATAAAGTTACAAAGCAAAGCCTCTTTTACAAGCATGTTCAAAGTGGTCAAACAGTGTCACTATTGTATTCTAAACAAGCGTAAACTACttgtttaccttttttttttcttcaaggtTTTATAAAAGTGATTTTGGTCCTCAAATCTTCAAGAATAATAGTCATTAGCGCATCTCTTCAAACCTACCTTCAAAGTGTTTTCCACTCTACCAAAATATCATTTacgaattttcttttcttttttctatataATTTGAGCTAAAGTTTAAAATCGATAACTTATGACATGCAAATCTTcttatatttcatttcataatGTTAGAAgagatttcaaattcaaatatttccCTTATCCTCCCGTTGtgtaaaagaaatttttatataaatattgcccagcgaaaaaaaaaatacatagataCTGGGTATGCTACATATAATGTAAATGTAATGAcaacatctttttctttttgagaaaaaagaaatacataATTTAGATTAATAGAAATGCAGAAATAGGAGTTTGAAGGTGTTTGGTGTCTGACAGCGCCAACCTttcccttcctttttcttccttgtaAGTTGTAATGGGCCTTCAACAAATCATTACATGCACGGCTCACGCGCTCTGCTCCCAAACACTCCCAAGACCAACAAAATTCCAACCAAGTTTTTTGGTTGTCACATGGATCATGGACCACAACCACAAGTCTATAAAACCATGGACtatggtttatggtttacgGTTTATGGTCCATAAATAATCCCATATGAAAGCAGACCCTAATCTAAATTTACaaacttttacttttattaattagtataGGTATTTCAATGGTATTTGTGCGTGTGCATTTTCCTTCCTcctgttgaaaaaaaataaaaattcaatctaTGTAAAATAAATCACTTTTAATGGTTTCCCTAATTGAAAACCACACGAGGAGGATCATGATTCATACAAAGATTGTGGAACTTACCCAAGtctcaaaaactcaaaatcaaagtGATATTCTTAGCACAACATGACTCTTATGCCACTAGCAAAGGGGAGAGAAAACCCAATTCATAAAATTGGTAAAGACTTAATTTCCAACTAAGAAAGcaacaaaattcaattatttgtgTGAGACATGATATCATTGATATGGCACATGCAAATGGAACAAAattgtaaataatattttgacattggCTTATGGctaatggagagagagagagagagagagagagagagagaggtaaagTAGTAATCTAGTCAATCAGATTGACCTTGGCCACTTGAAAAACATAATGCAGGTTTTGCTCCTAGATGgtatcttcatcttctctctTCACCTTCTAACATGGAACCCCCTTCCTTTATTGCCCCTTCCTTTATAGTTAAGAAGGCAAGCAATTATTAATCCAAGCTATTAGGGGCCCCATTGATTAACAAGCCTAGAGACAGACAGCCCAGCAAAAGGTCTGTACTaataattgtcaaatttcaattcaattgaAAGCAAGCTTGGAATTTTACAGTTTTGGGCTCCAAGATGAGGAGGAAGGCTCACTCTCTCTATGAGGAGAGTGGGAGAGTGGGGGGTACAACACAAAGGGTTTGAAGTAAAAGGAACCCAAATGAAGGACATGCCATGAAATGTGAAACACAATGCCACATGGTTTGTCCTGAGCATCCATCCTtgtacttctttttcttggtttGTAAAAGTCTGAAAGCTACAAACAAGCTGTCACTATTTTCccttctctcctcctcctactTACGCATTTcaaacaaaccctaaaatggacaaaaagaaatttttaaataaagggGAAGTGAACTTGGCCCCCTTCATTTgcagtttcttccttttctataagcatctctctctcacttcaCTAATAATATCTATATGCTCCTTCATTTACATtatccactctctctctctctctctctctctctctctctctatgggCAGCAGATACCTCCAATGGCATTTTGCTGACTGGTACAATAACTGATCCTTCACCTCTTAAACCTACAACACCCaactaataatttttttagctttagctttttattttatttccttgacTACCCACTTTATTGGTTATTAATGGAATCCATGTCAGTGAATAAATGGCTGGAAAACCATTCTTCTTCTGCGCCACTTATCTGTAAGAATTCTCtcacctcttcttctctctctctcttgtttgtttgtgtttatttatttgtttaatggTCTAAAATAGTAATGTTTTTCATCTTATAGCTTCCCAATTTCTTGGAGAAACACTGCTTAGATATCATTAATTTATTAGAAAGAACAAAAGTCTGACTTTCTAGTTTGGGTTTCTATCTTTTATTTGGAGAAAACAAAGATTGCAATTCCCAGAGTTGCATTTCTTGCTTTGCTACTTGATATTTTCTTAGTTAAGTagttaattttgtttaagCTCCCGCATGTAAATTGGTTGGGATtcttgtataatttttggttCAATTTGGGTTTCTGATACAGTATTTAAATTGGCATATTGCTGTTGTGTCTGATAGAATAGATTAACCCTTTTGGCATTTGAGAGTGCACAAGCTGCGTAGAGAAATTTGTTTCATCATTAAACCTCTGTTTATTTGGATTTCTGATGAAGTTATTTGGTGTTTTCATTCTTTAATAATGTTTATTGTGATGAACTTTTGAAATGCATTCTTATTGAAGGTGATACGATTACAAATAGCAAGAGAGAAGCTTAATTGAGGGGGGTTGGAGGAGGGGGCCAGGGAGGAGAAGTAGAAGAAACAAGCTTTAGAAGTAAAGAGTTTTTATGGACTGGAACTTGAAAGCACCTTCTTGGGATTTGACTGAACTAGAACAAGAAACCTTTTCCAACTTAGGCACAGTTGATGGGTCTAGTAGCTTTGGAGATCATAGGACCATCAAAGGCAACTTTTCTGTTGATTTGAAGCTTGGTCAGTTGGGTGATTCAGGTAACAATGAGTTGGTGGATATGTTGAAGGAGGCTGGGGGTCCGAAAACTACATCATCGCCTTCTGGACCATCAAAGAGGTCAAGAGCAGCTTACAGTGGATCGCAGACAGTCTCATGCCTTGTTGATGGCTGCAATTCAGACCTTAGTGTTTGTAGAGATTACCATAGGCGCCATAAAGTCTGTGAGCTCCACTCTAAGACTCCTCAGGTCACAATTAACGGCCAAAAGCAACGATTCTGCCAGCAGTGCAGCAGGTATAAGATTTTACAGCAAGTGTTTCATGTAAGAGTAACAttggttgttttttatttcacTTGAATTTTGCTTTAGAATGTGGAGCACCTTAGTTATTGCAATGTTCTTGATCAAGTATTTCCCTATTTTGATTTtgcattttaattttacttaCACAGCGATTATCCCAAAATATTGTCAACAGAAGTTGGTAGGTCAATTTCATCTCTCCATGCATTCTCCTGCCTTTGTGAAGCATCTGCACTGAATTGTAACTTTGATATGTATTTTGGATTTAGAAAGCGATCTTATTAAATATGAGAGAAAGTCTTAGCTGGGTTGATTATACAGGAATTAGAATGTCTTACAGAAGGATGTTCATCTTTGTGATCCTTCTCTAAGGAGGTAGTGTACCACAATTCCAGAAGCCCTCTTAGATGTCCTCATGTCTCTGCAATAGGAATATGAGTTAACTTTCAAGTCTATCCgatattttgtttatattttagtaGACTTGCAAATGTGAACGAACAAGACTTCAACTGATATCGATTAGTTTCTTATATTCAAGATGATATCTATATATGTTAGTTTCAGATGAGTTATTCCTTCTGTTCTGAGCCATGATCCTGGAAAGATCAAGTTTCACAAACTTCAGTCTTTTATGTAGGTTCCATTCGCTGGAGGAATTTGATGAAGGAAAGAGAAGCTGCAGGAAGCGTCTTGATGGACACAATCGTAGACGAAGGAAGCCCCAACCAGAACCCTTGTCACGTTCAGGAAGTTTTTTGTCCAGTTACCAAGGTTAGCTGCAACCTTGTTTGTGGTGCACTTAATCTAAATCTTCGAAGCAGGCATGTGCATGCACTTGTGCACAGGCACAGACAGATATGACTCATTCTTGCATCCGTACATAGAACTTTAGAAGTAATAGTATAGTATCCTCTGGAACTTTTTATTTGAACATATCCACTCAGCTGAGTGCTTCATCAACTATGTGTGGTCAATTTGCGCACTTGATGACCTAGTGGCCACTAAAGCAAATTCTGGTGGCCTACTTCAATAAGATCCttctctttaaattttttttatggttcTTCCCAAGTATTAATCTTATTGTCAAGTGCTGCCTGCCTTTAGATGTCATTTGAACTGCAAATTTTTCTGCTTTTACTAACTGATCATAGATTAGTACAAACTTACATGAACTAAATTCTCAAGCAGACTGATGGgatttcttgaatttgatGTCAACTTACAATCAAGTATATACTTAatgccttttcttttaaataaagCAGTTTGGATTTCTGGAATTAAATTACATTTTCACTTCTTGCAGGTACACAATTGCTACCATTCTCCAGTTCACTTGTGTACCCCTCCACCACTGTTGTGAACCCAACCTGGGCTGGAGTTGTCAAAGCTGAGGCCGATACCGGTCTTCATAACCAGCATCTCCAACTGCCATTGATAGATAAACAAAACATGTTTCTTGGGTCCTCAACCAGCACCAGCAGCACCTACAAGGGAGGAAAGCAATTCTCACTTTTCCAAAGCTCCCCACTCCACAACCAAACATCTCATCATGGAGCATCTGTCTGCC
This genomic interval carries:
- the LOC18776256 gene encoding squamosa promoter-binding-like protein 13A: MDWNLKAPSWDLTELEQETFSNLGTVDGSSSFGDHRTIKGNFSVDLKLGQLGDSGNNELVDMLKEAGGPKTTSSPSGPSKRSRAAYSGSQTVSCLVDGCNSDLSVCRDYHRRHKVCELHSKTPQVTINGQKQRFCQQCSRFHSLEEFDEGKRSCRKRLDGHNRRRRKPQPEPLSRSGSFLSSYQGTQLLPFSSSLVYPSTTVVNPTWAGVVKAEADTGLHNQHLQLPLIDKQNMFLGSSTSTSSTYKGGKQFSLFQSSPLHNQTSHHGASVCQPLLNTISFSETGGGAKSKMFCDRLTTQIHDSDCALSLLSSPQTQQTSEIGLRHMVQQPNSISLMQQRLGPGGLHGNNSIEPMDSVLVSNGSEANVHCPGMFHLGSDGSLGNNQQHQHQHQAPQTLPFHWQ